One region of Microbacterium sp. M28 genomic DNA includes:
- a CDS encoding nitroreductase family protein: MELLDAIRRRKTTNGAFLPDPVSEEHQRVLLEAAGRAPSQLNSQPWRFVVIENRDTIRQIARISGESMTETMSNGTFFERYKPYFRFSQAEMDEKRSGMLFDKLPAPLRPFTGQVFTRRGQTLMNALGVPKTLGAENRRLVEGSPLLLGVMLDRSEYRPGELSSFYSVFSMGAAMENVWLTTVELGMGIQFISFPMEAPGRWDEIVELLRVPDDLELMAVYRLGYLPPEQRRPAIDWSSSQRRLASQYVFRETCDTPQRGWDEQGRPA; encoded by the coding sequence ATGGAACTGCTCGACGCCATCCGTCGCCGCAAGACCACGAACGGGGCGTTCCTGCCCGACCCCGTCTCGGAAGAGCACCAGCGGGTGCTTCTGGAAGCAGCCGGTCGGGCGCCCTCGCAGCTGAACAGTCAGCCGTGGCGGTTCGTCGTGATCGAGAACCGCGACACGATCCGGCAGATCGCCCGCATCTCCGGCGAGAGCATGACCGAGACGATGTCGAACGGGACGTTCTTCGAACGGTACAAGCCCTACTTCCGCTTCAGCCAGGCGGAGATGGACGAGAAGCGCAGCGGGATGCTGTTCGACAAGCTGCCGGCACCGCTACGACCCTTCACCGGTCAGGTCTTCACCCGGCGGGGGCAGACGCTCATGAACGCCCTCGGCGTGCCCAAGACGCTCGGCGCAGAGAATCGTCGACTCGTGGAGGGGTCGCCGCTGCTGCTCGGCGTCATGCTCGATCGCAGCGAGTACCGTCCCGGCGAGCTGTCCTCCTTCTACTCGGTGTTCAGCATGGGAGCCGCGATGGAGAACGTCTGGCTCACCACGGTCGAACTGGGCATGGGTATCCAGTTCATCTCCTTTCCGATGGAGGCGCCTGGGCGCTGGGACGAGATCGTCGAGCTGCTCCGCGTTCCGGACGACCTCGAGCTCATGGCCGTCTACAGGCTGGGGTACCTGCCGCCGGAGCAGCGCCGTCCGGCGATCGACTGGTCGAGCAGTCAGCGTCGGCTCGCCTCCCAGTACGTGTTCCGTGAGACATGCGACACGCCGCAGCGCGGCTGGGACGAGCAGGGGCGGCCGGCCTGA
- a CDS encoding fluoride efflux transporter FluC has protein sequence MSLRRLLLVMMGGSLGTAGRLLVGLAIPQAAGVVATLLVNVVGALLIGILAARLPASSDLRVFLATGILGGFTTYSAFAIGSIELWHSAPWWTIALVVASLGLGAIAAWGGLRLATPRSIER, from the coding sequence GTGAGCCTTCGCCGACTTCTACTCGTCATGATGGGAGGAAGCCTCGGCACGGCCGGCCGTCTCCTGGTCGGGCTGGCCATCCCGCAGGCCGCCGGCGTCGTGGCGACCCTCCTGGTGAACGTGGTCGGGGCGCTGCTCATCGGCATCCTGGCCGCCAGGCTTCCGGCCTCGTCCGACCTGCGCGTCTTCCTGGCGACGGGGATTCTGGGTGGCTTCACGACGTACAGTGCGTTCGCGATCGGCTCGATCGAACTGTGGCACAGCGCTCCGTGGTGGACGATCGCCCTCGTCGTGGCGAGCCTGGGTCTCGGCGCCATCGCCGCCTGGGGCGGCCTGCGCCTGGCGACGCCGCGGAGCATAGAACGATGA
- a CDS encoding fluoride efflux transporter FluC, which translates to MTPLLFLLASVAGGLGAGTRYLVDVGVTAAIGPRRGPRTGSPTQRFPWGIVVVNISGSFALGLVTATLPDALFVVGAGFLSGYTTFSTAMLDAVGLWKDGARASAALHLLGTFGLSALAAGAGLALGSLM; encoded by the coding sequence ATGACACCGTTGCTCTTCCTGCTGGCATCCGTCGCGGGCGGCCTCGGGGCGGGGACGCGGTATCTCGTCGACGTCGGGGTGACCGCCGCGATCGGACCGAGGCGAGGGCCCCGAACGGGTTCCCCAACGCAGCGATTTCCGTGGGGCATCGTGGTCGTGAACATCAGCGGCTCGTTCGCGCTCGGGCTCGTGACGGCGACCCTGCCGGACGCGCTGTTCGTCGTCGGTGCCGGATTCCTCAGCGGGTACACGACGTTCAGCACGGCGATGCTGGACGCCGTCGGTCTCTGGAAGGACGGCGCCCGAGCGTCGGCCGCCCTCCACCTGCTGGGTACCTTCGGCCTCTCGGCGCTCGCCGCCGGTGCGGGGCTCGCTCTCGGTTCTCTCATGTGA
- a CDS encoding FAD-dependent oxidoreductase, which translates to MKPLWKVDQPALPTTPFEPGERHDVIVVGAGLTGLSTAFMLARAGMDVAVVEAGGIAQLTTGANTGKVSLLQGQQLARLRRDHPASLVRAYVDANRAGMQWLTDFADTVGVPYSRRTDHTYAQSPGGLDAVRDQHAAAREAGLATRLLGPDALPPVPFPLVGAVALDDQVAIDPVQVARAQARELVAAGGTLHVGIRVTRVHALPTPHVDTTSGPLFARHIVLATGTPIIDRGLYFAKVRGLRSYCVSFRIPGPAPEGMFISAGGPTRSIRPVAAADGPDSAQLIVGGNGHSVGRSDAETAQIDDLVDWTREHFPGAEETHRWSAQDYESHNLVPFVGAMPRGLGRIRFATGYGKWGLSNGPAAALRLASEILGAPRRERPRWMTTLGTRMTVPADLARAGAEGAKVAGQLAKGWAGAEARSTPLPRPAEGSGSVGNRVGCPVAISTVDGVTRAVDAVCPHMGGILDWNDAERTWDCPLHASRFAPDGTRIEGPALRDLRRLPRSTQH; encoded by the coding sequence ATGAAACCCCTCTGGAAGGTCGACCAGCCTGCGCTCCCGACGACCCCGTTCGAACCCGGGGAACGACACGACGTCATCGTCGTCGGCGCCGGACTGACGGGACTCTCCACCGCCTTCATGCTGGCGCGCGCGGGCATGGACGTGGCGGTCGTCGAGGCCGGCGGGATCGCGCAGCTCACGACCGGTGCGAACACAGGCAAGGTCTCGTTGCTGCAGGGGCAGCAGCTCGCGCGGCTGCGCCGAGACCATCCGGCGTCGCTCGTCCGCGCCTACGTCGATGCGAACCGCGCGGGGATGCAGTGGCTCACCGATTTCGCGGACACCGTCGGAGTGCCGTACTCACGACGCACCGACCACACCTACGCGCAGAGCCCGGGCGGACTGGATGCGGTGCGGGATCAGCACGCGGCCGCACGGGAGGCCGGGCTGGCGACGAGACTGCTGGGGCCGGACGCGCTTCCACCGGTTCCGTTCCCGCTCGTCGGCGCTGTGGCACTCGACGATCAGGTCGCCATCGACCCCGTGCAGGTCGCGCGGGCCCAAGCCCGCGAACTGGTCGCCGCAGGAGGGACGCTGCATGTCGGCATCCGCGTCACGAGGGTGCACGCGCTGCCGACTCCGCACGTCGACACGACGTCCGGACCGTTGTTCGCTCGCCACATCGTGCTCGCGACGGGGACGCCGATCATCGATCGCGGCCTGTACTTCGCCAAGGTCCGCGGGCTGCGGTCGTACTGCGTCTCGTTCCGGATTCCCGGGCCGGCGCCGGAGGGCATGTTCATCTCCGCGGGCGGTCCGACCCGCTCGATCCGTCCGGTCGCAGCCGCGGATGGACCGGACTCCGCGCAGCTGATCGTCGGCGGCAACGGCCACTCCGTCGGCCGTTCCGATGCGGAGACGGCCCAGATCGACGACCTCGTGGATTGGACGCGCGAGCACTTCCCCGGGGCGGAGGAGACGCATCGCTGGTCGGCGCAGGACTACGAATCGCACAACCTCGTCCCCTTCGTCGGTGCGATGCCGCGCGGTCTCGGTCGCATCCGCTTCGCCACCGGCTACGGCAAGTGGGGCCTGTCGAACGGACCGGCGGCTGCCCTGCGGCTCGCCTCCGAGATCCTCGGCGCCCCTCGGCGGGAGCGGCCACGATGGATGACGACGCTCGGCACCAGGATGACCGTCCCCGCCGACCTCGCACGCGCCGGCGCAGAGGGTGCGAAAGTCGCCGGACAACTCGCCAAGGGCTGGGCCGGCGCCGAAGCACGGTCGACGCCGCTGCCTCGGCCAGCGGAGGGATCCGGTTCGGTCGGCAATCGCGTCGGATGCCCGGTCGCGATCTCGACGGTCGACGGCGTCACGCGCGCGGTCGACGCGGTGTGCCCGCACATGGGCGGCATCCTCGATTGGAACGACGCCGAGCGCACCTGGGACTGCCCCCTGCACGCCTCGAGGTTCGCACCGGACGGCACCCGTATCGAGGGGCCTGCACTGCGTGATCTCCGCCGGCTGCCGCGGTCGACGCAGCACTGA